In Haloferax mediterranei ATCC 33500, the following proteins share a genomic window:
- a CDS encoding HAD family hydrolase, which produces MGDDCQRWRAVFWDIGGVILDIESVRDAHEVFLRRLVETHAPDTPVEDAIQTWRTAVGRYFSEREGTEFRPARTAYDRTVAEIAGESIPAPEWRPAFEAATSETLRPNPDAVETIDRLAESELHVGVLSDVDTEEGFRILEAFGVRERFDSIITSEMVGRTKPDRRMFETALREADVTAGEAIMIGDRYEHDMAGASAVGMTTIAYGADDGPDVDYAVDDLREVLSIAGVSSGRDGSDGR; this is translated from the coding sequence GTGGGAGATGACTGTCAGCGCTGGCGAGCCGTGTTCTGGGACATCGGGGGCGTTATCCTCGACATAGAGTCCGTCCGCGACGCCCATGAGGTGTTCCTTCGGCGTCTGGTCGAGACGCACGCGCCGGACACGCCGGTCGAGGACGCGATCCAAACGTGGCGAACCGCGGTCGGACGATACTTCAGCGAGCGCGAGGGAACGGAGTTCCGGCCGGCGCGGACTGCCTACGACCGCACTGTGGCCGAAATCGCTGGGGAGTCGATACCGGCGCCCGAGTGGCGGCCTGCCTTCGAGGCTGCGACGAGCGAGACGCTTCGACCGAACCCCGATGCCGTCGAGACGATCGACAGACTGGCGGAGAGCGAACTGCACGTCGGCGTTCTCAGCGACGTGGACACCGAGGAGGGATTCCGGATTCTGGAGGCATTCGGCGTCAGGGAACGTTTCGATTCGATAATAACTTCCGAGATGGTCGGCCGAACGAAACCCGACCGGCGGATGTTCGAGACGGCCCTGCGGGAGGCCGACGTAACTGCCGGCGAGGCAATTATGATCGGAGACCGATACGAACACGACATGGCTGGCGCGTCGGCGGTGGGGATGACGACTATCGCGTACGGTGCAGACGACGGTCCCGATGTCGATTACGCTGTCGACGACCTCCGGGAAGTACTCTCGATAGCCGGCGTTTCGAGCGGGCGCGACGGTTCGGACGGACGCTGA